The Faecalibacter sp. LW9 genome has a segment encoding these proteins:
- a CDS encoding BamA/TamA family outer membrane protein, whose amino-acid sequence MKKNPNIYPSLLLGTSLLLGFSSCSNTKFLKEGEQLYTGASLEIKGDSISKSKKKELKSQLEENIRPKPNSSFLGLRPKLYIYNITKEPKSNKGLRHWLKYKIGEKPVLFQSVDTNFNEELLENYAENKGYFNARATSDTITNGKKVKAKYQLEPKQQYKIRNVEFPQDTIDPINIALKTTARRSLLRKGRPFDLDVIKQERERIDSRLKEMGYFYFHPDNIIVQADSTVSNTTEVDLFVKLKENTPELAKKAYTIDKVVVFPDYNIRDVRRGLYQIPMSNDSLTPYDKGDFYMIDPNNTFKPKVFDRVLYFKKGDLYNRKDHNLTLNRLTNLGVFKFVKNDFVISDSVNQKFDAYYLLTPREIQSLRLEVLGRTNSANYGGGEINLNWTNRNFFKGAEQLKTSLYGAFDVQLGGPKDANNIFRAGIKTQLTFPRIIAPFRFNSSSAFLPRTNVELGYEYQNRTKLYTLHNFNASFGYLWKENARKEHDLKVIDITLVSPEKVTDEYYNQIYDQEGNILNPSLKRVVDKQLIFRPTYAYTYTNTMLPKRNTMYYRGMLDLSGNLTGLISGANAKKDNQKEIFKIPFSQYVKTEHDFRYYYRINRNSSFAARFIGGIALPYGNSENIPFSKQFFVGGSNSVRAFRARALGPGSYDPRTQNANFYFDQSGDIKLELNAEYRLKLFSFFNMAFFADAGNIWLINEDETRPGGKFSKDFLDEIAVGAGIGFRFDFNILIFRLDVATPIRVPYYEKGDRWAFDEIKISDKQWRKDNLIFNIAIGYPF is encoded by the coding sequence ATGAAAAAGAATCCAAATATATACCCTTCACTACTCCTTGGAACTTCTCTTCTATTGGGATTTTCGTCTTGTAGCAATACCAAATTTCTTAAAGAAGGTGAACAGTTGTACACTGGCGCATCTTTAGAAATCAAAGGAGATTCAATTTCTAAGAGCAAAAAGAAAGAACTTAAATCACAATTAGAAGAAAATATTCGCCCGAAACCTAACAGTAGTTTTTTAGGTCTTCGTCCGAAATTATACATTTATAACATCACCAAAGAACCGAAATCCAATAAAGGACTACGCCATTGGTTAAAATATAAAATCGGTGAAAAACCGGTACTTTTTCAAAGTGTAGATACCAACTTTAATGAAGAATTGTTAGAAAATTATGCTGAAAATAAAGGGTATTTTAATGCAAGAGCTACAAGTGATACGATAACGAATGGAAAAAAAGTAAAAGCAAAGTATCAATTGGAACCGAAACAACAATACAAAATTCGTAACGTTGAATTTCCTCAAGATACCATCGATCCCATAAATATTGCTTTAAAAACAACAGCAAGACGTTCACTCCTTCGTAAAGGTCGTCCATTTGATTTGGATGTAATAAAACAAGAACGAGAGCGTATTGATAGTCGTTTAAAAGAAATGGGATATTTCTACTTTCATCCTGATAATATTATTGTTCAAGCGGATAGCACGGTAAGCAATACAACGGAAGTGGATTTATTCGTCAAATTAAAAGAAAATACACCTGAATTAGCGAAAAAAGCATATACCATAGATAAGGTTGTGGTTTTCCCGGATTATAATATTCGGGATGTCCGTCGAGGATTGTATCAAATTCCGATGTCAAATGACTCTTTAACACCCTATGATAAAGGCGATTTCTATATGATTGACCCCAACAATACGTTCAAACCTAAAGTATTTGATCGGGTGTTATATTTTAAAAAAGGCGACCTATACAATCGAAAAGATCATAATTTGACTTTAAATCGTTTAACAAACTTAGGTGTATTTAAATTTGTAAAAAATGATTTTGTTATTTCAGATAGTGTCAACCAAAAATTTGACGCGTATTACTTGCTGACCCCAAGAGAAATACAATCTTTACGATTAGAAGTATTGGGACGTACGAATTCTGCAAACTATGGTGGTGGTGAAATCAATTTAAACTGGACCAACCGAAACTTTTTTAAAGGTGCCGAACAATTAAAAACTTCTTTATACGGAGCATTTGATGTCCAATTAGGAGGCCCTAAGGACGCAAATAATATTTTTAGAGCAGGGATCAAAACCCAATTAACATTTCCACGAATTATAGCTCCTTTCCGTTTTAATTCATCGAGTGCATTTTTACCTCGAACGAATGTTGAGCTTGGGTATGAATATCAAAACCGTACAAAATTATATACGTTGCACAATTTCAACGCATCATTTGGATACTTATGGAAAGAAAATGCGCGCAAAGAACATGATTTAAAAGTAATTGATATTACATTAGTATCACCTGAAAAAGTAACGGATGAATATTATAACCAAATCTATGATCAAGAAGGAAATATACTTAACCCTTCTCTTAAACGTGTCGTGGATAAACAATTGATATTTAGGCCAACGTATGCGTATACTTATACCAATACCATGTTACCGAAACGAAATACAATGTATTACCGTGGTATGCTTGATTTGTCAGGAAATTTAACCGGCTTAATTTCAGGAGCAAATGCAAAAAAAGATAATCAAAAAGAAATATTTAAAATCCCCTTCAGTCAATATGTAAAAACTGAACACGATTTTAGATATTATTATCGCATTAACCGAAATTCTTCATTTGCTGCACGCTTTATAGGTGGTATTGCCCTACCCTATGGGAATTCAGAAAATATCCCATTTTCTAAACAATTCTTTGTAGGAGGAAGTAACAGTGTCCGAGCATTCCGTGCTCGTGCATTAGGTCCAGGAAGTTATGATCCCCGTACACAAAATGCTAATTTCTATTTTGACCAATCGGGAGATATTAAATTGGAATTAAATGCCGAATATCGCCTTAAATTATTTAGCTTTTTTAATATGGCATTCTTTGCGGATGCTGGAAACATCTGGTTAATTAATGAAGATGAAACCCGTCCAGGCGGGAAATTTTCGAAAGATTTTCTCGATGAAATAGCCGTAGGAGCTGGTATTGGATTTCGATTTGACTTTAACATCTTAATCTTCCGATTAGATGTTGCTACACCAATCCGAGTTCCATATTATGAGAAAGGAGATCGTTGGGCATTTGATGAAATCAAAATATCGGACAAACAATGGCGTAAAGACAATTTGATTTTTAACATCGCCATTGGATATCCATTCTAA
- a CDS encoding translocation/assembly module TamB domain-containing protein, with protein MKRLGIVILCLIVLLTLLIFSLRLPAVQNFIKDKLIVYLENKIKTDVELERVYIDFPNSLVMENLYLQGEDIDTLLFAKKLDVGLDLLQLINNKADLKSIDLEGTTANIVRRKDGSFNFDYIINAFVTEEKEATESKPFIISLDKIKLKNIQANFIDQQAGNSIKAFIGNFDTRVKKFDLQENTYAIDKIMLNEFRLQLKQDLVQEIAQKVDEKVDSLSQQKPMQIQLGEIDLSKIDIDYGDDNSGMYAKLKFDQLQTQIKTIDLQKNNYAVGDIRLHGLDLDFNQKVVQDLQQVSNNVDSKPSSEPIKLALGKINLNDIKINYGDAKSKTYAKVNLDELETKINALEIAQNKYDIEDILLKNATIDANLFLDQSASNNESNSATTTPLQVLLNQASLENVKVKYNNTATQRTNRGMDFNHLDFSQIALELRDFKMMDNAISGRVKSAEIKEESGLHVQEFRTEFLYAAQEAHLKKLYLKTPRTLLRDEVIVNYQSLDELAKRPENAMIRANIKNSRIGFADILTLVPDLRNTTPFKTYPNEILEVNTKINGSINDLKISNLQVKGFDDLHINASGIVKNAMDTDRLNYDLNIKDFSTTSKTIYKLLPQNTIPNNIRIPSRLAIKGKAKGTLENINTQAQITSTLGNATIDAQLDMRKKDTEKYQIAADVSHLDIGTLISNNQVGKITGTLHAKGQSFDLNQAVAQVSGNIQSAQFNKYNYQNVKLEAKINQGAFDAHVVSNDKNAQLNLVAQGEYKTDLKDVKLSGTVDKMDLNELGFYDSPLAIAGEVDANFDDLNIDALNGQLYLKNFAIADDKGVLPLSEISLVAISTADSNQLQIKSQVADAEMKGKFKLTQIASALTQTLNQYYHFQKDTNTTAIEPHQYFTFNAQIKDDDLIRKFLPELTRFDNITLNGKYDADSQQIFINGEIPKIVYGENQIENGVLTMSNSDGQLNYQLKVGTLNNESFKLNKIDLNGDIANNSINVNASTKDEKDQTQFLVAAQVNSLKDLTQIHLKPNGLILNYDQWQVSEENSINLLANGFVANDFQISNGESQIIVNSESNSPSSPLNIEIKDFKIETITELIKKQDLPAAGIINGTAQIRDLNTNMTFNADINVTDLEAFGQPVGNVTAKLLNSSAENINADVKLTGNNNDLSLVGNYNTKASAFDMDLNINRLEMNTIQGFTMNMIHDTEGHISGQLDIKGSIDEPQIRGQMKFNQVGLTLKEYGSNFRNIDDAIDFTSKGIEFNRFRINDNDGNTLTLNGDILTKNYSDFDFDLTANGRDFKVINSEESADALTYGVLAVNANLQIKGNLDLPVVSGTLAVTDETNFTFVLPQSNPSLEEREGIVEFIDQDKIALQETITEKELKAESRIKGFNVSVNIEIDKEAKTSIVIDKANGDFVELQGEAELTGGMDPSGKITLVGVYQVEKGAYEMSVSLLKRRFDIQKGSTITWTGEPTTATLDITAIYQTNAAPIDLIEQQLTGLSASETNMYKQRIPFNTNLILKGELLKPEISFDITLNEDNPSIATAVIDNTKSKLDQLRNDEAEMNKQVISLLLLNRFIGENPFQSQSGISAETMAKQSVSNIVSQQLNNLAADLITGVDIDFGLNTDDDYSTGSKNTRTDLNVAVSKRLLDDRLKVSIGSNFGLEGDARENENMTNIAGDISVDYSLSRDGRYMIRAYRKNEYQVALQGQIIETGVGFIITLDYDHFKEIFEKRKRNRAYRKMNATESK; from the coding sequence ATGAAACGATTAGGCATTGTAATTCTATGCCTTATTGTTCTATTAACTTTACTTATTTTCAGTTTAAGACTACCTGCTGTTCAAAATTTTATCAAGGATAAATTAATTGTTTATTTAGAAAATAAAATCAAAACAGACGTTGAACTTGAACGAGTATATATTGATTTTCCGAACAGTTTAGTGATGGAAAATTTGTATTTACAAGGGGAAGATATTGATACTCTTTTATTTGCTAAAAAATTAGATGTAGGATTAGATCTTTTACAGCTTATTAATAATAAAGCCGATTTAAAGTCAATAGATTTAGAAGGAACTACGGCAAATATTGTCCGTCGCAAAGATGGGTCTTTTAATTTTGATTATATCATCAATGCTTTTGTAACTGAAGAAAAAGAAGCCACTGAATCCAAACCTTTTATTATTTCACTGGATAAAATCAAATTAAAAAATATTCAAGCAAACTTTATCGATCAACAAGCTGGAAATTCTATAAAAGCATTTATCGGAAATTTTGATACACGGGTCAAAAAATTCGATTTGCAAGAAAATACGTATGCCATTGACAAGATTATGTTAAATGAGTTTCGTCTTCAATTAAAGCAAGACTTAGTTCAAGAGATTGCACAAAAAGTCGACGAAAAAGTCGATTCATTAAGTCAACAAAAACCTATGCAAATTCAATTGGGAGAAATTGATTTGTCCAAAATTGATATAGATTATGGTGATGATAATTCAGGGATGTATGCCAAATTAAAATTTGATCAACTCCAAACGCAAATTAAAACGATAGATCTTCAAAAAAATAATTATGCCGTTGGAGATATTCGCTTGCATGGATTGGATTTAGATTTTAATCAAAAAGTCGTTCAAGATCTACAACAAGTTTCAAATAACGTTGATTCAAAACCATCATCTGAACCAATAAAATTAGCTTTAGGTAAAATTAATCTGAATGATATTAAGATCAATTATGGTGATGCTAAAAGTAAAACCTATGCGAAAGTTAATCTGGATGAACTTGAAACTAAAATAAACGCCCTGGAAATAGCGCAAAACAAATATGATATTGAAGATATTCTTTTAAAAAATGCGACAATTGATGCCAATTTATTTTTAGATCAATCTGCATCCAATAATGAGTCGAATTCTGCAACAACTACTCCCCTACAGGTTCTATTAAACCAAGCTTCTTTAGAAAATGTAAAGGTGAAGTATAATAATACTGCAACACAACGAACTAATCGCGGAATGGATTTTAATCATTTGGATTTTTCCCAAATTGCTTTAGAATTACGCGATTTTAAAATGATGGATAATGCCATCAGTGGTCGAGTAAAAAGTGCTGAAATTAAGGAGGAAAGTGGTTTACATGTTCAAGAATTTCGAACTGAATTTTTATATGCTGCACAAGAAGCTCATCTCAAAAAATTGTATTTAAAAACACCACGAACACTTTTACGCGATGAGGTCATCGTAAATTATCAATCGTTAGATGAATTGGCTAAACGACCTGAAAATGCTATGATTCGTGCTAACATTAAAAATTCACGTATTGGATTTGCCGATATTCTTACATTGGTTCCTGATCTAAGAAATACCACACCTTTCAAGACCTATCCAAATGAAATCTTAGAAGTAAATACAAAAATCAACGGAAGCATCAATGATTTAAAGATTTCAAATTTACAAGTAAAAGGCTTTGATGATTTGCATATAAATGCTTCTGGCATAGTGAAAAATGCAATGGATACGGATCGTCTAAATTACGATTTGAACATTAAGGATTTTTCGACCACATCTAAAACAATTTATAAATTATTACCTCAAAATACAATTCCTAATAACATTCGAATTCCTTCTCGTTTAGCCATAAAAGGAAAAGCTAAAGGAACATTAGAGAATATTAATACCCAAGCACAAATTACTTCAACGTTAGGAAATGCGACTATTGATGCACAGTTGGATATGCGTAAAAAAGATACAGAGAAATATCAAATTGCAGCTGATGTTTCGCATTTAGATATTGGGACATTAATTAGCAATAATCAAGTAGGTAAAATTACAGGTACGCTACATGCAAAAGGGCAAAGTTTCGACTTAAATCAAGCGGTAGCACAAGTATCTGGAAATATTCAATCGGCTCAATTCAACAAATACAATTATCAAAATGTAAAATTAGAGGCTAAAATCAATCAAGGAGCATTTGATGCACATGTCGTTTCGAATGATAAGAATGCTCAACTGAATTTAGTGGCACAAGGCGAGTATAAAACCGATTTAAAAGATGTAAAATTATCCGGGACTGTAGATAAAATGGATTTGAATGAATTGGGATTTTATGATTCACCTTTAGCAATAGCAGGCGAAGTTGATGCCAATTTCGACGATTTAAATATTGATGCCTTAAATGGACAACTTTATCTTAAAAACTTTGCAATAGCGGATGATAAAGGTGTTCTTCCATTAAGCGAAATTAGTTTGGTTGCCATCTCTACTGCAGATTCCAATCAACTTCAAATCAAATCACAAGTTGCAGATGCGGAAATGAAAGGTAAATTTAAATTGACGCAAATCGCTTCAGCTTTAACACAAACCTTAAATCAATATTATCATTTCCAAAAGGATACCAATACAACTGCTATTGAACCTCATCAATATTTTACATTCAATGCCCAAATCAAAGATGATGATTTAATCCGCAAATTTTTACCGGAATTAACTCGTTTTGATAATATTACATTGAATGGAAAATATGACGCCGATTCTCAACAGATTTTCATCAACGGTGAAATTCCAAAAATTGTATATGGCGAAAATCAGATTGAAAATGGAGTTTTAACCATGTCAAATTCCGATGGACAATTGAATTATCAACTGAAAGTGGGAACATTAAACAATGAAAGTTTCAAATTAAATAAAATTGATTTGAATGGAGATATCGCCAATAATTCGATTAACGTTAATGCTTCAACGAAGGACGAAAAAGATCAAACGCAATTTTTAGTCGCTGCACAAGTCAATAGTTTAAAGGATTTAACCCAAATTCATCTGAAACCAAATGGGCTCATTTTAAATTATGATCAATGGCAAGTGAGCGAAGAAAATAGCATTAACCTACTTGCGAATGGTTTTGTTGCCAATGATTTTCAAATTTCCAATGGAGAAAGTCAAATTATCGTTAATTCAGAGTCAAATAGTCCTTCAAGTCCATTAAATATTGAAATCAAAGATTTTAAAATTGAAACCATTACTGAATTAATCAAAAAACAAGATCTTCCCGCTGCAGGAATTATTAATGGTACCGCTCAAATTCGAGACCTTAATACCAATATGACATTTAATGCCGATATCAACGTCACTGATCTTGAAGCATTTGGTCAACCTGTTGGAAACGTTACAGCCAAACTATTAAATTCTTCTGCAGAGAATATCAATGCCGATGTCAAATTAACGGGGAATAATAATGATTTGTCTTTGGTGGGAAATTATAATACCAAAGCGAGTGCATTTGATATGGATTTAAACATTAATCGACTAGAAATGAATACCATTCAAGGTTTTACCATGAATATGATTCATGATACAGAAGGACACATTTCAGGTCAATTGGATATAAAAGGATCTATAGACGAACCTCAAATTCGAGGTCAAATGAAATTCAATCAAGTAGGTTTAACACTAAAAGAATATGGAAGTAATTTTCGTAATATCGATGACGCAATTGATTTTACTTCAAAAGGCATAGAATTCAATCGCTTCCGAATCAATGATAATGATGGAAATACATTAACGTTGAATGGTGACATTTTAACGAAAAATTATTCAGATTTTGACTTTGATTTAACGGCAAATGGACGTGATTTTAAAGTCATTAACTCTGAAGAATCAGCCGATGCACTAACGTATGGTGTTTTAGCAGTGAATGCTAATCTACAAATTAAAGGTAATCTCGATTTACCGGTAGTGAGTGGAACATTAGCTGTAACAGATGAAACGAATTTCACCTTTGTTTTACCACAATCGAATCCATCGTTAGAAGAACGAGAAGGAATCGTAGAATTTATTGATCAAGACAAAATTGCATTACAAGAAACAATCACTGAGAAAGAATTAAAAGCTGAATCGCGCATCAAAGGGTTTAATGTCAGTGTAAACATTGAAATTGATAAAGAAGCTAAAACGTCAATTGTAATTGATAAGGCGAATGGAGATTTCGTAGAGTTACAAGGAGAAGCAGAATTGACTGGAGGAATGGATCCTTCGGGGAAAATAACATTAGTTGGAGTGTATCAAGTCGAAAAAGGAGCCTATGAAATGTCGGTAAGCTTATTGAAACGTCGATTTGACATTCAAAAAGGAAGTACCATTACTTGGACTGGAGAACCTACAACTGCTACATTAGATATTACTGCCATTTATCAAACCAATGCGGCTCCGATTGATTTAATCGAGCAACAATTAACAGGTTTATCTGCTTCAGAAACTAATATGTACAAACAACGAATTCCTTTTAATACCAATTTAATATTGAAAGGTGAATTATTAAAACCTGAAATTTCATTTGATATTACCTTAAATGAGGATAATCCATCCATTGCAACAGCAGTGATTGACAATACCAAATCCAAACTAGATCAATTGCGAAACGATGAAGCTGAAATGAATAAGCAGGTCATTTCGTTATTGTTATTGAATCGTTTTATAGGCGAAAATCCGTTCCAAAGTCAATCTGGGATATCTGCAGAAACCATGGCTAAACAAAGTGTAAGTAATATTGTTTCTCAACAATTAAACAATCTTGCCGCGGACTTAATTACAGGCGTTGATATTGATTTTGGATTAAACACGGATGATGATTATTCAACAGGATCAAAAAATACAAGGACCGATCTAAATGTTGCGGTGAGTAAACGTCTTTTGGATGACCGACTAAAAGTATCAATCGGTAGTAATTTTGGATTAGAAGGTGACGCCCGAGAAAATGAAAACATGACCAACATTGCTGGAGATATTAGTGTTGATTATAGTTTATCACGCGATGGACGTTATATGATTAGAGCTTATCGCAAAAATGAATATCAAGTCGCTTTACAAGGTCAAATTATTGAAACAGGTGTAGGTTTTATCATCACCTTAGATTATGATCATTTCAAAGAAATTTTTGAAAAAAGAAAACGCAACCGTGCATACCGTAAAATGAACGCAACTGAATCGAAATAA
- the bshB1 gene encoding bacillithiol biosynthesis deacetylase BshB1: MKLDILAIGAHPDDVELGCGGTLAKEISLGKKVGIIDLTKGELGTRGTDLTRKEEATEAAKILGVTVRENLNIGDGFFENNKENQMKVIAMIRKYQPDVILSNAPSDRHPDHGKGSDLVNTAIFLSGLPKIENGLQPWRPKKHFHYIQWLPLEPNFVVDITGFLDQKVESCLAYKTQFFDPNSKEPVTPIATKNFTDSIQYRAMDLGRLIGTEAGEGFISRNYIAVNNLDSLL; this comes from the coding sequence ATGAAATTAGATATTTTAGCTATTGGCGCACATCCAGATGATGTCGAATTAGGTTGTGGCGGAACATTAGCCAAAGAAATTAGCCTGGGTAAAAAAGTCGGGATCATCGATTTAACAAAAGGTGAATTAGGAACACGTGGAACAGATCTTACTCGTAAAGAAGAAGCAACTGAAGCAGCTAAAATTTTAGGTGTAACTGTACGTGAAAATTTAAATATTGGTGATGGTTTCTTTGAAAACAACAAAGAAAATCAAATGAAGGTCATCGCAATGATTCGTAAATACCAACCCGATGTTATTTTAAGTAATGCACCTTCTGACCGTCATCCCGACCATGGAAAAGGTTCAGATCTTGTCAACACCGCTATATTTCTTTCAGGATTGCCAAAAATTGAGAATGGATTACAACCATGGCGTCCTAAAAAACACTTCCATTACATCCAATGGCTACCATTAGAACCTAACTTTGTCGTAGACATTACAGGATTCTTAGATCAAAAAGTAGAATCGTGTTTAGCGTACAAAACTCAATTCTTTGATCCTAATTCTAAAGAGCCTGTAACACCAATTGCTACGAAGAATTTTACGGATTCTATACAATATCGTGCCATGGATTTAGGTCGTTTAATTGGAACGGAAGCTGGAGAAGGATTTATTTCGAGAAATTACATCGCTGTAAATAATTTAGATTCTTTACTTTAG
- a CDS encoding glutathione peroxidase, with amino-acid sequence MKYLIIALLSVFASCNAQEKKTKKPTKPTTTQTSKKMKSIYDYTFEDINGDQFNFADLKGKKVLILNTASKCGYTKQYDALEKVYQQYRNDDFVVIGFPSDNFGGQEFENNEEIANFCRLNYGVSFPLMTKSDVKGTGQNEIFKYLTQKALNGKSDYDVKWNFTKFLINPDGTLEASYPSNVTPDDEKIIAWIENK; translated from the coding sequence ATGAAATATTTAATAATTGCTTTATTAAGCGTTTTTGCATCCTGCAATGCACAAGAAAAGAAAACGAAAAAGCCCACAAAACCAACAACCACTCAAACTTCAAAAAAGATGAAATCAATTTATGATTATACGTTCGAAGACATTAATGGAGATCAATTTAATTTTGCTGATTTAAAAGGTAAAAAAGTCTTGATTTTAAATACCGCTTCCAAATGTGGATATACCAAACAATATGATGCATTAGAAAAAGTATATCAACAATACCGAAATGATGATTTTGTTGTTATCGGTTTTCCTTCGGATAACTTTGGAGGACAAGAATTTGAGAACAACGAAGAGATTGCTAACTTCTGTCGTTTAAATTATGGTGTTTCTTTTCCTTTAATGACAAAAAGTGATGTAAAAGGTACAGGACAAAATGAAATTTTTAAATATTTAACTCAAAAAGCTTTAAATGGGAAATCAGATTATGATGTTAAGTGGAATTTTACAAAATTCTTAATTAATCCTGATGGAACGTTAGAAGCTTCTTACCCTTCAAATGTAACACCAGACGATGAAAAAATTATCGCTTGGATTGAAAATAAATAA
- a CDS encoding CC0125/CC1285 family lipoprotein: MKKVIILSAFALASMGQFSCHSNKSVYQQTTENISSDFQSGYFDQHVKGNEYEVIYRGVKMNQNKVFDLSMLRAAEIAKNRGFKHFVVLSKVSESTQINKQKINSSALKVALYNDVPAKYQTFYDAHAEYDRLTKKYNLK, encoded by the coding sequence ATGAAAAAGGTTATTATTTTATCAGCATTTGCCTTGGCTTCCATGGGTCAATTTAGCTGTCACTCCAATAAGTCAGTGTATCAACAAACAACTGAAAATATTTCAAGTGATTTTCAGTCAGGTTACTTTGATCAACATGTGAAGGGTAACGAATATGAAGTAATATATCGTGGTGTCAAAATGAATCAAAATAAAGTTTTTGACTTGTCGATGTTACGTGCAGCAGAAATTGCAAAAAATAGAGGATTTAAACACTTTGTTGTTTTGAGTAAAGTTTCAGAAAGTACACAAATCAATAAGCAAAAAATTAATAGCAGTGCATTAAAAGTGGCTTTGTATAATGATGTGCCAGCCAAATATCAAACTTTTTATGATGCTCATGCAGAATACGATCGTTTGACTAAAAAATATAATTTGAAATAA